The Flavobacterium johnsoniae genomic sequence GTACAAATTTCGTACAGCAAATTACGTCGCCTTTTTGAAAACAGCTGCTTCCCGCCGATCCTAAATTTACAATTACTGCTGGTTTTTTCTTTTGAACTGCTTTTGATAATTCGTAAGCCGCATTTACTTTTCCTATTCCGGTAAATAAAACGTTTTGTCCTTTAAAAACTTCTGCTGCTTCAGATTCTAGAGCAAAACAGAATAATATATCTTCAATAGCAAAAGATGCTGTTTGGTTAATTTGTATCATGCGTAATTTATTTTCGGTTTACAAAAATACGCTTTAAAATTTACGTGACTCTAACCTAAATTTAAAATCTAAAAAACACGTTAAAGTCTGTTTTCTATGCTGAATTTTGTTTCAGAAAAAATACTTTTGTTAAAATCAAAAAGAAGAATTTCAATCCTTAAAACCAGAAAGAAAAATTGCATGGATAATGAAAAATTTATTTTCTGCCTTGAAGGCGTTCGAGATATAGACGATCATAACCCAACTCATGTGGTTAAATGTCTGGAAGAATTGGCAATTGACCAAGGTATTTCTAGCATTCATAAAACGTGCGATACTATTGAAGGTTTAGAAGAAAGTTTAAATATTTTGCTTTATGAAGATCATAATTTTAAAGATTATGAAATCATTTATTTAGCTATGCCTGGACAGCAAAATAATATTTGTCTTCATGATTATTATTACAGCCTAGAAGAAATTGCCGAACTATTTGAAGGTAAAATGAAAGGTAAAATCATTCATTTTGCTAATCTTAAAGTTTTAGATTTGAATGAAGAAGAGGCACAATATTTCTTAGATATTACCGGAGCCAGAGCGATTTCTGGTTATGGTTCGACTTATAATAAAATTGCCAGTTGCAGTACAATTGACAAAGCATTTTTTAGTTTGTATCAGGAAAATGACAATCTTTTTGAGGTTGTCGAAGATCTGTATGCCAAACATTATAATTTATGCAAATTGCTCGATTTTAGATTATATTATTAAGGATGAAATCAAAGTCAGCTGAAAAAATAAAAACGTATGAAGCAAAAGGTTTCCGAGAAAAATTTCTGGGAGAAGACAATCCTATTCATTTACTTTTCAAATCCAATTCGGATCATTTTTTCTGTCTTGAAATCGAAGCGGTTATGCATATGCAACATCCAGTTCCGCCTTCTAAACATTCTTGCCATACCTTAATTTTTATTTCTTCTGGTCAGCACGTTATGAAAATGGGCGATCAGGAATATATTACGACCGATAATCAAATGATTATGGTTCCTGCTGGTCAGATTTTCTCACTTGATAATGTAAATAATATTCATAACGGTTATATCTGTCAGTTTCATCCCGACGTTTTAATTAGAAAATATGGAAGTCGCGAACTTCTGAATGATTTTGATTTTTTGAAAATTTCTGGAAATCCAAAAATCGAATTGGCTCCAGAAGATATTGGCGCTATTACGAATATTTTGGAACGATTGAAAAAGGAATATTCTGAAACTGCCTTTACGGATTTAAATATTGTACAATCGTACCTGATTACGCTGTTTTACGAAATGAATAAAAATGCTGTAAAAACTTCTAAAAGTATTTCGGCGGCAGAAGTAATTACTGGAAAATTTAAAGAACTTATTCACGATCAAATCAAAGCCCAGCATCAAGTAAATTATTATTCTTCTTTATTAAACATCACTCCCAACCATTTAAACAAATGTGTAAAGACTGTTACAGGAAAAACTGCCGTAAAATGGATTGATGACAGCATATTATTAGAAGCCAAATATTTACTGTATCAAACCACGCTTTCTGTTGGCGAAATAGCCACGCAAGTAGGCTTTGAAGATCAATCTTACTTTAGTCGTTTTTTTAAAAAAGCAGAAGGAATTTCGCCTATTCGATATCGGAAATTGATTGATAAGTCCTAATTATTGATTACAGAATCCTAACAAATAGGTTGTCTTTTTTCAGAAATTTGTGTCCTCAAAAATGCAAATTATGATTTATGTTTTTAAAACTTCCGTTGATAGCCAAACCAAATTTGAGTCGGCTTCTGCATATCTAGATCAATTGTTACCAGAATCTCAGTGGAATTTTGATCTTGAAGATTGCGACAATATTTTAAGAG encodes the following:
- a CDS encoding DUF6642 family protein produces the protein MDNEKFIFCLEGVRDIDDHNPTHVVKCLEELAIDQGISSIHKTCDTIEGLEESLNILLYEDHNFKDYEIIYLAMPGQQNNICLHDYYYSLEEIAELFEGKMKGKIIHFANLKVLDLNEEEAQYFLDITGARAISGYGSTYNKIASCSTIDKAFFSLYQENDNLFEVVEDLYAKHYNLCKLLDFRLYY
- a CDS encoding AraC family transcriptional regulator, with product MKSKSAEKIKTYEAKGFREKFLGEDNPIHLLFKSNSDHFFCLEIEAVMHMQHPVPPSKHSCHTLIFISSGQHVMKMGDQEYITTDNQMIMVPAGQIFSLDNVNNIHNGYICQFHPDVLIRKYGSRELLNDFDFLKISGNPKIELAPEDIGAITNILERLKKEYSETAFTDLNIVQSYLITLFYEMNKNAVKTSKSISAAEVITGKFKELIHDQIKAQHQVNYYSSLLNITPNHLNKCVKTVTGKTAVKWIDDSILLEAKYLLYQTTLSVGEIATQVGFEDQSYFSRFFKKAEGISPIRYRKLIDKS